A window of the Brassica oleracea var. oleracea cultivar TO1000 chromosome C1, BOL, whole genome shotgun sequence genome harbors these coding sequences:
- the LOC106334286 gene encoding uncharacterized protein LOC106334286, with protein MEVFSGLLQSRYNSGYIRYHPNTEDLGISHLMFADDVMVFFDGGSSSIHGINETLDDFAGWSGLHMNKDKTQLFHAGLSQDETNALSAYGFSAGSLPIRYLGLPLMHRKLKIAEYSSLIDKLNRKFNSWATNEIHSGQNTSFWFDNWSPLGPLIGVFGREGTRNLRVHIDAPVSASCNAGGWSLPHPRSEQEVNLHLYLTGIPLPSIDRGPDQFFWLTNGIKNIVFSSSKTWDALRPRAAIQDVAKHLWFSGAMPKHAFHFWVTNLNRLPTRSRLASWGLQVQIECCVCNSEIENRDHLMLTCHYAMVLWSQVRRHLRVSVPSFTDWTQLIHWTTSSSSTAPGNLRMMVVQAMVYNIWQQRNNNLHNQMLQPPLVVFKHINRHIINYIYALRHRKKFSSLMQLWLI; from the exons ATGGAAGTCTTTTCTGGCCTTCTCCAGTCGAGATACAATTCGGGCTATATACGGTACCACCCTAACACTGAAGATTTGGGTATCTCTCATCTTATGTTCGCAGACGATGTCATGGTATTCTTCGACGGAGGAAGCTCTTCCATACATGGAATAAACGAGACTCTGGATGACTTTGCAGGCTGGTCAGGTCTACATATGAACAAGGACAAAACGCAACTGTTCCATGCGGGATTGAGCCAAGATGAAACAAATGCGCTCTCAGCTTATGGTTTCTCGGCTGGCTCTCTTCCCATTCGTTACTTGGGCCTCCCGTTGATGCACCGAAAGCTTAAAATAGCGGAGTACTCCTCTCTCATTGACAAGCTAAACAGAAAGTTCAACAGTTGGGCCACGAA TGAAATTCACAGTGGCCAGAACACGAGTTTTTGGTTTGACAACTGGTCCCCACTTGGACCATTAATCGGAGTGTTCGGGAGGGAAGGGACTCGTAATTTGAGGGTTCATATAGATGCTCCTGTCTCTGCTTCCTGCAATGCAGGAGGATGGTCTCTTCCTCACCCAAGATCGGAGCAAGAAGTCAATCTTCATCTATACCTCACTGGCATCCCTCTACCTTCCATTGATAGAGGACCTGATCAGTTCTTTTGGTTAACTAATGGGATTAAAAACATAGTTTTTTCGTCCTCAAAAACATGGGATGCATTAAGACCTCGTGCTGCAATTCAAGATGTCGCCAAACATCTCTGGTTCAGCGGTGCGATGCCTAAACATGCCTTCCACTTCTGGGTCACAAACCTTAACAGGTTACCCACCCGTTCTCGCTTAGCTTCATGGGGATTGCAAGTACAAATAGAATGTTGTGTCTGCAATTCTGAGATTGAAAATCGAGACCACCTCATGCTCACCTGCCACTATGCAATGGTTCTATGGTCTCAAGTAAGGCGTCACCTTCGAGTCTCTGTCCCATCATTCACTGATTGGACACAACTTATCCACTGGACTACATCCTCTAGCTCTACAGCTCCGGGAAACCTGAGAATGATGGTTGTTCAAGCTATGGTTTACAACATATGGCAGCAGAGAAATAATAATCTTCATAACCAGATGCTGCAACCTCCGTTGGTTGTCTTCAAACACATCAATAGGCACATCATCAATTATATTTATGCGTTGAGACATAGGAAAAAGTTCAGCTCCCTTATGCAGCTTTGGTTGATTTAA
- the LOC106313273 gene encoding tetraspanin-3, giving the protein MRSSNHLIGMVNFLTFLLSIPILGGGIWLSSRANSTDCLRFLQWPLIVIGISIMVVSLAGFAGACYRNKFLMWLYLVAMLLIIAALIGFIIFAYAVTDKGSGRTVLNRGYLDYYLQDYSGWLKDRVSDDGYWGKISSCIRDSGACRKIGRNFNGAPESADMFFQRSLSPVESGCCKPPSDCGYAYGNETFWTQGGGLVGANPDCMLWNNEQSMLCYQCSACKAGVLGSLKKSWRKVSVINIVVLIILVIFYVIAYAAYRNVKRIDNDEPAGEARMTKSHPSHFHL; this is encoded by the exons ATGAGATCGAGCAACCATCTAATAGGTATGGTCAACTTCCTCACCTTCCTCCTATCGATCCCCATCCTCGGCGGAGGGATATGGCTAAGCAGCAGAGCTAACTCAACCGACTGTTTACGTTTCCTCCAGTGGCCACTCATCGTCATCGGAATCTCCATCATGGTCGTATCACTTGCCGGATTCGCCGGAGCTTGTTACCGTAACAAGTTCCTCATGTGGCTATACCTCGTGGCCATGCTTCTCATCATCGCAGCCTTGATAGGATTCATCATCTTTGCTTACGCAGTCACTGATAAAGGATCTGGCCGAACCGTGCTTAACCGGGGTTATCTTGACTATTATCTTCAAGATTATTCCGGTTGGTTGAAGGATAGGGTCTCGGATGATGGATACTGGGGAAAAATCAGCTCGTGTATTAGAGATTCTGGAGCTTGTAGGAAGATCGGAAGGAACTTTAATGGCGCCCCTGAAAGTGCTGATATGTTCTTCCAGAGAAGCCTTAGCCCTGTTGAG TCTGGCTGTTGCAAGCCGCCATCAGATTGCGGGTATGCATATGGTAACGAGACATTTTGGACGCAAGGAGGAGGGCTCGTAGGTGCAAACCCGGACTGTATGTTGTGGAATAACGAGCAGAGCATGCTCTGTTACCAGTGCAGTGCTTGTAAAGCAGGTGTTCTAGGGAGCTTGAAGAAGAGCTGGAGAAAAGTGTCTGTGATCAACATCGTGGTGCTTATTATTCTCGTGATCTTCTACGTTATCGCTTATGCGGCTTACAGGAATGTCAAGAGGATTGATAACGATGAGCCGGCCGGTGAGGCTAGGATGACAAAATCACACCCTAGTCATTTCCACCTTTGA